A region of Leclercia adecarboxylata DNA encodes the following proteins:
- the gltP gene encoding glutamate/aspartate:proton symporter GltP: MKNLKVSLAWQILLALVLGILLGSYLHYHSDSREWLIANLLSPAGDIFIHLIKMIVVPIVISTLVVGIAGVGDAKQLGRIGAKTILYFEVITTVAIILGITLANVFQPGAGIDMSQLATVDISKYQSTTADVQSHSHGLMGTILSLVPTNIVASMAKGEMLPIIFFSVLFGLGLASLPSTHREPLVTVFRSISETMFKVTHMVMRYAPVGVFALISVTVANFGFASLWPLAKLVILVHFAIIFFALVVLGLVARMCGLSIWILIRILKDELILAYSTASSESVLPRIIEKMEAYGAPASITSFVVPTGYSFNLDGSTLYQSIAAIFIAQLYGIDLSLWQEIVLVLTLMVTSKGIAGVPGVSFVVLLATLGSVGIPLEGLAFIAGVDRILDMARTALNVVGNALAVLVIAKWEHKFDRKKALAYEREVLGRFDKTADQ; the protein is encoded by the coding sequence ATGAAAAATTTGAAAGTCAGCCTGGCCTGGCAAATTTTGCTGGCCCTTGTGCTGGGTATCTTGCTGGGTAGTTATCTGCATTATCACAGTGACAGCCGCGAATGGCTGATCGCCAACCTCCTGTCGCCTGCCGGTGATATCTTTATTCATCTGATCAAGATGATTGTGGTGCCGATTGTCATCTCGACGCTGGTGGTAGGGATTGCCGGGGTCGGTGACGCGAAGCAACTGGGTCGCATCGGCGCAAAAACCATCCTTTATTTCGAAGTGATCACTACGGTGGCCATCATTCTTGGTATCACGCTGGCGAATGTGTTCCAGCCTGGCGCTGGCATTGATATGTCGCAGCTGGCGACGGTGGATATTTCGAAATACCAAAGCACGACCGCCGATGTGCAAAGCCATTCTCATGGCCTGATGGGCACTATCCTGTCGCTGGTGCCGACCAATATCGTGGCGTCGATGGCGAAGGGCGAAATGCTGCCGATCATCTTCTTCTCGGTGCTGTTCGGTCTGGGGCTGGCGTCGCTGCCGTCCACCCACCGCGAGCCGCTGGTGACCGTGTTCCGCTCCATCTCTGAAACCATGTTCAAAGTGACCCACATGGTGATGCGCTATGCCCCGGTCGGCGTCTTTGCGCTGATCTCGGTGACGGTGGCGAACTTCGGTTTTGCCTCCCTGTGGCCGCTGGCGAAGCTGGTGATCCTGGTTCACTTCGCGATTATCTTCTTCGCGCTGGTGGTGCTGGGGCTGGTGGCGCGCATGTGCGGGCTGAGCATCTGGATCCTGATCCGCATCCTGAAAGACGAGCTGATTCTGGCGTACTCTACCGCCAGCTCCGAAAGCGTACTGCCGCGTATTATCGAGAAGATGGAAGCCTACGGGGCACCGGCGTCGATCACCAGCTTCGTGGTGCCGACCGGGTACTCCTTTAACCTCGACGGTTCGACGCTGTACCAGAGTATCGCCGCTATCTTCATCGCCCAGCTGTACGGGATCGACCTCTCCCTGTGGCAGGAGATCGTGCTGGTGCTGACCCTGATGGTGACCTCAAAAGGGATTGCCGGCGTGCCGGGCGTGTCCTTTGTGGTGCTGCTGGCGACCCTGGGAAGCGTGGGTATTCCGCTGGAAGGTCTGGCGTTTATTGCCGGTGTTGACCGTATCCTCGACATGGCGCGTACCGCGCTGAACGTGGTGGGTAATGCCCTGGCAGTGCTGGTGATTGCCAAGTGGGAACACAAATTCGACCGTAAGAAAGCGCTGGCGTACGAGCGCGAAGTGCTGGGTCGTTTTGATAAGACCGCTGACCAGTAA
- a CDS encoding tetratricopeptide repeat protein produces MKHLYLLLILFTSLANAEEIGGQYLKQAEAGDSRAQYYLAETYYSSGDDKQAEMWAEKAAKGGDVDAMALLSQIKFKHGDLAQAKGLAQQATVADSSPGAVMLARLLVNTRAGKTDYPQALSLLHKVAENTEDDAAVDARLLLGLIYANGVEVAQDDVQAAQWFKQSSTLSRTGYAEYWAGQVFQQGEAGFITPNKQKALYWLNLSCSEGFDTGCEEFDALSGE; encoded by the coding sequence ATGAAACACCTTTATCTGTTGTTGATACTTTTTACTTCACTTGCGAACGCCGAGGAGATTGGCGGTCAGTACCTGAAGCAGGCCGAGGCGGGCGACAGCCGTGCCCAGTATTATCTTGCCGAAACGTATTACAGTTCGGGCGATGATAAGCAGGCCGAAATGTGGGCCGAAAAAGCGGCCAAAGGCGGCGACGTGGACGCCATGGCGCTGCTGTCACAGATTAAGTTTAAGCACGGCGATCTGGCGCAGGCGAAAGGGCTGGCGCAGCAGGCCACCGTGGCGGACAGTTCGCCGGGGGCCGTGATGCTGGCGCGGCTGCTGGTCAATACCAGGGCGGGGAAAACCGACTATCCGCAGGCGCTGAGCTTGCTGCATAAAGTCGCAGAGAATACCGAAGATGACGCCGCCGTCGATGCCCGGTTGCTGCTGGGGCTGATCTACGCCAACGGCGTGGAGGTGGCGCAGGATGACGTGCAGGCCGCGCAGTGGTTTAAGCAGAGCTCTACCCTCTCGCGTACGGGCTACGCGGAATACTGGGCGGGTCAGGTGTTTCAGCAGGGCGAGGCCGGGTTTATCACTCCAAATAAACAGAAGGCGCTGTACTGGTTAAATCTGAGCTGTAGCGAAGGGTTTGATACCGGATGCGAGGAGTTTGATGCGTTAAGCGGGGAGTAA
- a CDS encoding Hok/Gef family protein, whose translation MTPLKTTLGIVIIVCLTIVIFAFINRGTLCELTIKSEHHEVAAKLACAAG comes from the coding sequence ATGACGCCATTAAAAACTACGTTAGGCATCGTTATTATTGTCTGCCTGACCATAGTGATATTCGCCTTTATTAATCGCGGTACGTTATGCGAACTGACAATAAAGAGCGAACACCATGAAGTGGCGGCTAAATTAGCCTGCGCTGCAGGCTAA
- the fdhF gene encoding formate dehydrogenase subunit alpha — protein MKNVITVCPYCASGCKINLVVDNGNIVRAEAADGKTNQGKLCLKGYFGWDFINDTQILTPRLKTPMIRRKRGGKLEAVSWDDALDYVASRLSAIKAKHGPDAIQTTGSSRGTGNETNYLMQKFARAVIGTNNVDCCARVUHGPSVAGLHQSVGNGAMSNAINEIDNTALVFIFGYNPADSHPIVANHILRAKQNGAKIIVCDPRRIETARIADMHIALRNGSNIALLNAIGQVIIAEDLYDRAFVATRTEGFEEYRKIVESYTPESVEAITGVSAREIRQAARLYAGAETATLLWGMGVTQFWQGVETVRALTSLAMLTGNLGKAHVGVNPVRGQNNVQGACDMGALPDTYPGYQYVKFPENREKFAKAWGVESLPAHTGYRISELPHRAAHKEVRAAYIMGEDPLQTDAELSAVRKAFDDLELVIVQDIFMTKTAAAADVILPSTSWGEHEGVYTAADRGFQRFFKAVDPKWDLKTDWQIISEIATRMGYPMHYDNTQQIWDELRQLCPGFKGATYEKMGELGYIQWPCRDESPEDQGTSYLFAEKFDTPNGLAQFFTCDWMAPMDKLSPEYPMVLSTVREVGHYSCRSMTGNCAALSALADEPGYVQINTEDAKQLGIEDEALVWVNSCKGRVITRAQVSDRPNKGAVYMTYQWWIGACNELVTENLSPITKTPEYKYCAVRVEPIADQAAAEQYVIDEYNALKKRLRETAMG, from the coding sequence ATGAAAAACGTCATCACGGTTTGCCCCTATTGTGCATCAGGTTGCAAGATCAACCTGGTGGTCGATAACGGCAATATTGTCCGGGCGGAGGCCGCCGACGGCAAAACCAACCAGGGCAAGCTGTGCCTGAAGGGCTACTTTGGCTGGGATTTTATCAACGATACCCAAATCCTGACCCCGCGCCTGAAAACCCCGATGATCCGCAGAAAACGCGGCGGCAAGCTGGAAGCCGTCTCCTGGGATGACGCGCTGGATTATGTCGCCAGCCGTCTCAGCGCTATCAAAGCAAAGCACGGCCCCGACGCGATCCAGACCACCGGCTCCTCACGCGGCACCGGGAATGAAACCAACTACCTGATGCAGAAGTTTGCCCGCGCCGTTATCGGCACCAATAACGTCGACTGCTGCGCGCGCGTCTGACACGGCCCCTCGGTTGCAGGTCTGCACCAGTCGGTCGGTAATGGCGCCATGAGCAATGCCATCAACGAGATTGATAATACTGCGTTAGTGTTTATTTTCGGCTATAACCCGGCGGATTCGCACCCCATCGTTGCGAATCACATTCTGCGCGCAAAGCAGAACGGGGCGAAAATTATCGTCTGCGATCCGCGGCGCATTGAAACCGCGCGCATTGCCGATATGCATATCGCGTTGCGAAACGGCTCGAATATCGCCCTGCTCAATGCCATCGGGCAGGTGATTATTGCAGAGGATCTCTACGATCGGGCTTTCGTTGCCACCCGCACGGAAGGCTTTGAGGAATACAGAAAAATCGTCGAAAGCTATACGCCGGAGTCGGTGGAAGCCATTACCGGCGTAAGCGCCCGGGAGATCCGTCAGGCCGCGCGCCTGTATGCCGGGGCGGAAACGGCCACCCTGCTGTGGGGAATGGGCGTCACCCAGTTCTGGCAGGGTGTGGAGACGGTGCGGGCGCTGACCAGCCTCGCCATGCTGACCGGTAATCTTGGCAAAGCCCATGTCGGGGTCAACCCGGTGCGCGGGCAGAATAACGTTCAGGGGGCCTGCGATATGGGAGCCCTGCCGGATACCTATCCAGGCTATCAGTACGTTAAGTTTCCGGAAAACCGCGAGAAATTCGCCAAAGCCTGGGGCGTGGAGAGCCTGCCTGCGCACACCGGCTACCGTATCAGCGAACTGCCACACCGCGCTGCCCACAAAGAGGTGCGGGCGGCGTACATCATGGGTGAAGATCCGCTGCAAACGGATGCCGAACTGTCGGCGGTGCGTAAGGCCTTTGACGATCTGGAGCTGGTGATTGTCCAGGATATCTTTATGACCAAAACCGCGGCGGCGGCGGATGTTATCCTGCCGTCCACCTCCTGGGGCGAGCATGAAGGGGTCTACACCGCAGCCGATCGCGGCTTCCAGCGCTTCTTCAAAGCGGTGGATCCGAAGTGGGATCTGAAAACCGACTGGCAGATTATCAGCGAGATCGCGACCCGGATGGGTTATCCGATGCACTACGACAACACGCAGCAGATCTGGGATGAGCTGCGCCAGCTCTGTCCGGGCTTCAAAGGGGCGACCTACGAGAAGATGGGCGAGCTGGGTTATATCCAGTGGCCGTGCCGGGACGAGTCCCCGGAGGACCAGGGCACCTCGTACCTGTTCGCGGAGAAATTTGATACCCCGAACGGGCTGGCGCAGTTCTTCACCTGCGACTGGATGGCGCCGATGGACAAGCTCTCGCCGGAGTATCCGATGGTGCTCTCCACCGTGCGCGAAGTGGGCCATTACTCCTGCCGCTCCATGACCGGCAACTGTGCGGCGCTGTCGGCGCTGGCCGATGAGCCCGGCTATGTGCAAATCAACACTGAAGATGCCAAACAGCTGGGCATTGAGGATGAGGCGCTGGTATGGGTTAACTCCTGCAAGGGCCGGGTGATCACCCGGGCGCAGGTGAGCGATCGTCCCAACAAAGGTGCGGTCTATATGACCTACCAGTGGTGGATTGGCGCCTGCAACGAGCTGGTGACGGAAAACCTGAGCCCGATAACCAAAACGCCGGAATATAAATATTGTGCCGTACGCGTCGAGCCGATAGCGGATCAGGCTGCCGCCGAGCAGTATGTTATCGATGAATATAACGCGCTGAAAAAACGGTTACGGGAAACCGCAATGGGTTAA
- a CDS encoding response regulator — protein MKPAILVVDDDTAVCELLQDVLNEHVFTVHVCHNGQDALRLARQPDIALVLLDMMLPDINGLQVLQQLQKQRPELPVIMLTGLGSESDVVVGLEMGADDYIGKPFNPRVVVARVKAVLRRTGALAAEPAAVARAGGISFNGWTLDTARCELIDAARSVVPLTQGEYGLLLALTQNARRVLSREQLLELTHSESAEVFDRTIDVLIMRLRRKIEINPHQPLLIKTIRGLGYVFAADVQHGDRAA, from the coding sequence ATGAAACCAGCAATTCTGGTGGTCGATGACGACACCGCGGTCTGCGAACTGTTGCAGGACGTCCTCAACGAGCACGTCTTTACCGTCCATGTGTGCCACAACGGTCAGGATGCCCTGCGTCTGGCCCGGCAGCCGGATATTGCCCTGGTGCTGCTGGATATGATGCTGCCGGATATCAACGGCCTGCAGGTGTTGCAGCAGCTGCAAAAGCAGCGTCCTGAGCTGCCGGTGATCATGCTCACGGGCCTTGGCAGCGAGTCGGATGTGGTGGTGGGCCTTGAGATGGGGGCCGACGATTATATCGGTAAACCCTTCAACCCCCGGGTGGTGGTGGCCCGCGTCAAAGCCGTGCTGCGCCGCACCGGCGCGCTGGCGGCGGAACCCGCGGCCGTCGCCCGGGCGGGAGGGATCAGCTTTAACGGCTGGACGCTGGATACCGCCCGCTGTGAGCTGATTGACGCCGCGCGCAGCGTGGTCCCCCTGACCCAGGGTGAATACGGTCTGCTGCTGGCGCTGACGCAAAACGCCCGTCGGGTGCTGAGCCGGGAACAGCTTCTGGAGCTGACCCACAGCGAAAGCGCGGAGGTGTTTGACCGCACCATTGATGTGTTGATCATGCGCCTGCGCCGCAAAATCGAAATCAACCCCCACCAGCCGCTGTTGATTAAAACCATCCGCGGGCTGGGTTACGTGTTTGCCGCCGACGTCCAGCATGGCGACAGGGCGGCCTAA
- a CDS encoding carbohydrate kinase family protein, with product MMERRGIIAAGNMLVDHVHQIVQWPERGWLAEITHSERATGGAPLNVLLTLAKMHAGMPLQAVGLVGDDHDGDYILAMLDQYHVNRQRVQRTTFAPTSMSQVMTDPSGQRTFFHSPGANRLLDLPAFDRLDLSMKIFHLGYLLLLDSLDMPDEEFGTRSARLLAQMRAAGFKTSLDLVSRKGDPRYQPLVLPALRHLDYLVINELEAGEFSGLHMRDDNDAPAIAHIATAAEQLLKAGVNARVVIHCPEGAWGQEPGQEGSWIPSWRLTQAEIVGSVGAGDAFCAGFLYGCHESMSLTESIQLAHACARASLLAANAIDGAKTLQELQLFIAENRLV from the coding sequence CTGATGGAACGCCGGGGGATTATCGCAGCGGGGAATATGCTGGTGGATCACGTCCACCAGATTGTGCAGTGGCCGGAGCGCGGCTGGCTGGCGGAGATCACCCACAGCGAGCGCGCTACCGGCGGCGCACCGCTCAACGTGCTGTTAACCCTGGCGAAAATGCACGCCGGGATGCCACTGCAGGCGGTCGGGCTGGTAGGAGACGATCACGACGGGGATTATATTCTCGCCATGCTCGACCAGTATCACGTCAACCGCCAGCGGGTGCAGCGCACCACCTTCGCCCCGACCTCCATGTCGCAGGTGATGACCGACCCCAGCGGCCAGCGCACCTTTTTCCACTCGCCGGGGGCCAACCGCCTGCTGGATCTGCCCGCCTTTGACCGGCTCGATCTCAGCATGAAGATTTTCCATCTGGGCTATCTGCTGCTGCTCGACAGCCTGGATATGCCGGACGAGGAGTTCGGCACCCGCAGCGCGCGGCTGCTGGCCCAGATGCGCGCTGCGGGGTTTAAGACCTCTCTCGACCTGGTGTCGCGCAAGGGCGATCCGCGCTATCAGCCGCTGGTGCTCCCTGCCCTGCGTCATCTCGACTATCTGGTGATCAACGAGCTGGAGGCGGGCGAATTCAGCGGCCTGCACATGCGTGACGATAACGATGCCCCGGCGATCGCCCACATCGCCACTGCCGCAGAGCAACTGCTGAAGGCGGGGGTCAACGCCAGGGTGGTGATCCACTGTCCGGAAGGGGCATGGGGTCAGGAGCCGGGCCAGGAAGGGAGCTGGATCCCCTCGTGGCGGCTGACGCAGGCGGAGATTGTCGGCAGCGTCGGCGCGGGCGATGCCTTCTGCGCCGGTTTTTTATATGGCTGTCACGAGTCGATGTCGCTGACGGAGAGTATTCAGCTGGCGCACGCCTGCGCGCGGGCGAGCCTTTTGGCGGCTAACGCCATCGACGGGGCGAAAACGTTGCAGGAATTACAGCTGTTTATCGCCGAAAACCGTCTGGTTTAG
- a CDS encoding ketose 1,6-bisphosphate aldolase, producing MPLISLAEGLAHAREHRYALGAFNVLDSHFLRALFAAARQENSPFIINIAEVHFKYVSLDSLVEAVKFEAARHDIPVVLNLDHGLHFEAVVRALRLGFSSVMFDGSALSYEENIRQTREVVKMCHAVGVSVEAELGAVGGDEGGALYGHADEAFFTDPALAREYVDQTGIDALAVAIGNAHGKYKGEPKLDFARLDAIRQQTGLPLVLHGGSGISDADFRRAIELGIHKINFYTGMSQAALAAVEQRMANRQPLYDEFAELLLGIEEAITDTVAAQMRTFGSAGFA from the coding sequence ATGCCGCTTATCTCTCTTGCTGAAGGGCTGGCGCACGCCCGGGAACACCGTTACGCGCTGGGGGCCTTTAACGTCCTCGACTCTCACTTCCTGCGCGCGCTGTTTGCCGCGGCCCGCCAGGAGAACTCGCCTTTTATCATCAACATTGCCGAAGTGCATTTTAAGTACGTCTCGCTCGACTCCCTGGTGGAGGCGGTGAAGTTCGAAGCCGCCCGGCATGACATTCCGGTGGTGCTCAATCTCGATCACGGCCTGCATTTCGAGGCGGTGGTACGGGCGCTGCGCTTAGGGTTCAGCTCGGTGATGTTCGATGGCTCAGCGCTCAGCTACGAGGAGAATATTCGCCAGACGCGGGAGGTAGTGAAGATGTGCCACGCGGTTGGCGTGTCGGTGGAGGCGGAGCTGGGCGCGGTAGGTGGCGATGAGGGCGGTGCCCTGTACGGCCACGCCGACGAAGCCTTTTTCACCGACCCTGCCCTGGCGCGGGAGTATGTCGACCAGACCGGCATCGACGCCCTGGCGGTGGCCATCGGCAATGCCCACGGCAAGTACAAGGGCGAGCCAAAACTCGATTTTGCGCGCCTTGACGCCATCCGCCAGCAGACCGGCCTGCCGCTGGTACTCCACGGCGGCTCCGGGATCAGCGACGCCGATTTCCGCCGCGCCATTGAGCTCGGGATCCACAAAATCAACTTCTACACCGGCATGTCCCAGGCGGCGCTGGCGGCGGTGGAACAGCGCATGGCCAACCGACAGCCGCTGTACGATGAGTTTGCCGAACTGCTGCTGGGCATCGAAGAGGCCATTACCGACACCGTCGCCGCGCAGATGCGAACCTTTGGCAGCGCGGGGTTTGCCTGA